ACGCACGCGAAAATTTTGCATCGTTGGAAGAAATGAAACGGGTTTCGACGTAGATGTGAAACATTTCGTGACCACATTGCATTCAATAATCCATAGTAGATTGAAACATCAACTCATCCTTCATGAGAAACTCGTGATTACGATCGTTCTGGTCATTAGCCGTCTTTTCTAAACACGCTCTCATATCAACGTTTTCTGAAGAGAGATTACAAAACACTTCGATCAACCATGTAATCATCATTAGTAGAGACATAGTTTGCGAATAAATGCGCACGCGTTGTCGTTAGTCATAGCTGGAATTGTTTCGAACAAAGTGCACTTCAGATGTTGCAGTTGGAGATGGTTGGTTTGTTACTTATCTGGTATTGTCATATTCTAAACTTTACAGTTAATCAACGCTTCTAATATGTTACCTTTTTTAGCATTTTCATTTCCTTACACTTAATAGTTGCTAACGCAAAGCTCTTTCCCTGCAaccgaaaacaaatcggttcaaCATGTTACGTGCAAAACATCACGATCGGGCCGGAAGACAGTCACGTGAGCGTCATGTTCGAAGAAGCGCGCCGGCTGGTGATTGAATACAGCAATATTCGAACATTCTCCGAAGCACTGTTTCACAATATACCGGACGTGGAGTCAATCACCCTTAAAGGTGGCAACATAACAGCCGTGAATTTCAGATCGAATAATTTAAATACCCTTCGAATAGACAAAACAGGTCTGGAAAGTTTAGGCATCGCACCGGAGCCGAATCACAGCTTGAACACCTTGCTCATTAACCGCAACTTTATAAAAAATCTGCCGAAATCAATCCGCCATCTGCGCGCACTTTCCATTCTGGATTTATCGCAGAACCAAATCGAATACGTCAACCTCGATTGGTTCCAGCAGATGGAAAACTTGCTAGTGCTGGATCTGTCGTGGAACCGCATCGCCCAAATGGACGCCAGTTCTGACCTGCGCCTGGGCCGACTGAAAAACTTCTTCGTCAGCTATAACAATCTGGGCCAAATTCCGTGGTTCCCCATTGGATTCCCCAAGCTGGAAAGAATACGACTGTCGGACAACTATTGGAGCTGTGCGTGGGTGGCATCGATGAGAAAGCAAATATGGGACCGCAGAATTCGGCTGTTCGATTCGGACAGTGCGTGCAGCGAAAACAGCGAAGGTGGACTGTGTTGCTACGATCAGGTTCCGATCGAGGTGCCCTCAAGGTACGAGCTGATCGAGATTGAATTTCAGGAGCAGGCGGACGGTGTTGCATCCTCCGAGCCGCCAGGAATGATGATGTCGGATCAAGCGAGTCGAGATGAGGGAACGACTTGTGGCGATTTGAGAGAAAGGGTGCGATCGTTAAAAAGGGAAAAGTTGACGTTAGTCAAGGAGAAGGCAGAAATGGCGCAGCAGTACGCGAAGAAGGTTGCTTCAATGCAGGAAGCTTTGCGGAGTGTTCGAGAGGACTTGGAAACTGCGGAAAAGGAAGTGACCCGGTACCGATACAAAGAGAGAATGGACATGATTGAAAGGACTAAGAGAATTGACGAAGATACGATTGTGACTAGAGTTGTTTGATGTATTGTCACCGAACctgatatttttgttgttgtctcACATGCGAACTTCCCTGAATAATGTTATGAGTCATATAATGCAATAATGATGGAAGATAATGTTCAATGATGACTAAATCGTACTGAAATCTTATTTATCGAGCCCGTAAAtttaaaaacagcacttttttcattcaaggacaagcctcccggaattcaaaaccaaattcactcgcgttttcaaggacacacctcaatacggaagcatcgcacaactgcatttttttaattttttcacgcatgctgtaACGTAGCAAAGCTGGAATGCTCAAAATTATATTACAGCAAATTACCTTACCTAGTATGCTGCTCAGAGCGGTAAAGGAAAAATTGCTTCAATTCCTGAAGTAAATTTGGCAGCTGCTCAAGTATGGGAGAAGTGTCACTTTTGACGTAAggtacgtctaaggggaaggcgTTTGTAgggcctttatctttcgatggatttttgatatttatatatcaatcgattcgtaaactctccaccaatttgcaagTTGTAttcaaacttttgattatcgACGTTAAACtaggcaaaatttcatttttttccaacccggtaaaaatttcagaaccaaCTAATCCCAATTCATGCATCTCCTACACGGACATCAAATTGATGTAAGTAACGGACTTTTTGGCCCACCGCTTCATTTTCTTTGTGCATAAATGGGGGCCGTCTATCGCACACGCGTGACAATTTTGTTCGGACGTCTgaaagcggtcccagtgacaacggctgccgCAGCGGTGGCGTTGGTGGTACTAGTGCAGCAGAACATTTTTCGCTTTGGTGGCGGTCGCGGCAGTAGCAGCACGTCATTTACGTCCGAGATTTCACGAAGCGTGTACCAAAAAAACATCGGAGGCGATCGTCACCAGATCTGACAATCAACGTTGGTGAATCATTGGATGGCGCGCTAGTGGTTGCTGTTAATTTGGcacataatttaaaataaatcgtTTCTTTTCATGACTACTATctgtcggagacgagccagcctagggttgaaagtctccttaataaagacacaaaaaaggAGTACTATTATATTTTGAAGAAAGTAATGCTAAGAGAATTTACAACCGTACAACCGCTAATGACTAGCG
The nucleotide sequence above comes from Armigeres subalbatus isolate Guangzhou_Male chromosome 3, GZ_Asu_2, whole genome shotgun sequence. Encoded proteins:
- the LOC134219650 gene encoding phospholipase A2 inhibitor-like isoform X1 codes for the protein MLQLEMVGLLLICIFISLHLIVANAKLFPCNRKQIGSTCYVQNITIGPEDSHVSVMFEEARRLVIEYSNIRTFSEALFHNIPDVESITLKGGNITAVNFRSNNLNTLRIDKTGLESLGIAPEPNHSLNTLLINRNFIKNLPKSIRHLRALSILDLSQNQIEYVNLDWFQQMENLLVLDLSWNRIAQMDASSDLRLGRLKNFFVSYNNLGQIPWFPIGFPKLERIRLSDNYWSCAWVASMRKQIWDRRIRLFDSDSACSENSEGGLCCYDQVPIEVPSRYELIEIEFQEQADGVASSEPPGMMMSDQASRDEGTTCGDLRERVRSLKREKLTLVKEKAEMAQQYAKKVASMQEALRSVREDLETAEKEVTRYRYKERMDMIERTKRIDEDTIVTRVV
- the LOC134219650 gene encoding phospholipase A2 inhibitor-like isoform X2 yields the protein MLQLEMVGLLLICIFISLHLIVANAKLFPCNRKQIGSTCYVQNITIGPEDSHVSVMFEEARRLVIEYSNIRTFSEALFHNIPDVESITLKGLESLGIAPEPNHSLNTLLINRNFIKNLPKSIRHLRALSILDLSQNQIEYVNLDWFQQMENLLVLDLSWNRIAQMDASSDLRLGRLKNFFVSYNNLGQIPWFPIGFPKLERIRLSDNYWSCAWVASMRKQIWDRRIRLFDSDSACSENSEGGLCCYDQVPIEVPSRYELIEIEFQEQADGVASSEPPGMMMSDQASRDEGTTCGDLRERVRSLKREKLTLVKEKAEMAQQYAKKVASMQEALRSVREDLETAEKEVTRYRYKERMDMIERTKRIDEDTIVTRVV